A stretch of DNA from Nitrosopumilus zosterae:
ATTTCGTCAACTTAAAGCATCGGACATCACATCTGTTGATATTATAAAATCAAGGCTAGAAACTGAAAGACAATTTTATGATTATTTCTTTACACATTCAACTTCATCTCTAACCACATCAAAATCTCGTAGTGCATACTCCACTCTTGGTTCTATGCTAGATAAATTTGACATGCAAGTTAAAAATGCAGATTTGATTGATGCTGTAAATACCTCAGAAATTGTTTCAAATGTAATTTCAACACATCTTGTTCCAGATATTATGGGAAATCTTAGAGCATATGCAAGACAAAACTTTAGGTGTACTGGATGTGGCAGATCTTATCGGAGAATGCCTCTTATTCAGACATGTATTTGTGGTCATAAACTGATTGCTACAATTACAAGGGGATCTGTAGAAAAATATCTCAAGCTTGCAAAAAGACTAGTTGAAAAATACGATGTTAGTGAATATCAACGAGGAAGAATTCATGCATTATCCGATGAAATTGAACTGGTATTTGGTAAAAACAAAGGAGATCAATCACTACTTACTGATTATGCCTAAAACTATCTTAGTTTAACGTATTCGTAAGCCCCTAACTTGTTGTCAAAACAGAATTTAACTTTTTGAAAATTCTTTCTGAAAGATTTAACTTTTGAAAGTATTTTCTTTGGATCTTTTTTCTCAATCACAATATTTTTAATTAGAGATGCAATTTCCTCCATTTCATTTTTCTTCATTCCAAGTCGTGTAATTTCAGACACTCCTAATCTAATTCCACCTGGATGGAAATAATTTCGCCCAGCTTTGATATCTCCTGGAATCAGTTGTCTGTTAACAATAATGTTAGCTTTTTCTAAATCAGATTCTACCTTGCCGCCATCAGAATAATCTAAAACATTAACTGCAATCTGATGAGATTTTGTAAATCCTTTGTTTTCACCTAAAACTTTGAATCCCATATCACTTAGCGCATCAGCTAATGACTTTGCATTTTTTATTACTGCAGATGCATAATCCTTTCCAAATTCTAAAGCTTCCGCAAAAGTTACTGCCTTTCCTGCCATATGGTGAATGTGGTGACTACTTGTAAGACCTGGAAATGTTGCTTTTTTAATAACCTCTTCGTGCTTCTCTGAACCTAAAACAAGACCTCCTTGAGGTCCAAACAATGTTTTATGAGTACTCATAGTCATAGTATCTGCACCTTCACGCAATGGATCTTGGAATTTGCCACCTGCAATTAATCCTGCTACATGAGCTGCATCATAATTAATGTGAATGTCGTAACTTTTTAGAAAATCTGATAACTCTTTGACAGGATGTGGAAACAAGAATAGTGAACCGCCAAACATTGCCATTTTTGGAAGACGACTGTCTTTTTTTAACTCCATAATTTTTTGCTTGGTCTTGTCTACGTCAATTGTCATTTCTTCTGCATCAAATGGATAGAATTCAATTTCTAATCCATGAACTAAACCAGCAGTTCCAAAATGCTCTTTTTTACCATGTGAAATATGACCTCCAGCAGGAATAGATGGTGCTAACATTATGTCGCCAGGATTAGTAAATGCAGAGTATATTGCTAGATTTGCAACTACTCCTGAAATTGGTCTTACATCGGCAAATTTTGCTTTGAATAATTTTTTAGCTAATTTCATACATTCAAACTCTACTTCATCAATGTACACACAACCTGCATAGACTCTCTCCCCGGGCCATCCTTCAGCATACCTATTTCCAAAATCAGAAATGATTGCTTCACGTACAGCAGGACTTGGAATATTTTCACTTGCTATTAATGGAATTGAATTTTCAAACCATTTGTGATGTTCCTTTAATTTTGTAAAAATTTTATCATAAGCTTCTCTATTTTGAGATTTGGCCATATTTTGCAACTTTATTTTCCCAATTTAAAAACACCGATAATAATCTAATTTTTCACATCTTAATCTGGAAGGTATAAAAGGGGAATCTGGGGTTTTTGCAACTATGGGTATGCAGGCTACTTCAAAGGGAACTATGCCGGTAGTATTGCTAAAAGAAGGTGGTTCGGAAACCAAAGGTCGAGAAGCACAAAAGAACAATATTGCTGCATCTAAAATTATCGCCGAAATCGTTCATACCAGCTTAGGTCCTAGGGGAATGGATAAAATGTTAGTTGATTCCCTAGGTGATGTTACTATTACAAATGATGGGGCAACCATCCTTAAAGAAATTGATGTTCAGCATCCAGCTGCAAAAATGCTCGTTGAAATTTCCAAAACTACGGATAATGAAGTTGGAGATGGAACAACATCTGCAGTAGTTTTAGCAGGTTCATTACTTGAGCATGCAGAATCATTAATCGATCAAGATGTGCATCCAACAATTATTGTTGATGGTTACAGAAAAGCTGCAAGAAAAGCTAAGGAATATCTTGAGAGTATTGCAGACAAAATTTCTGCCAATGACAAAAACATTTTAACCAAAATTGCAAAAACGTCAATGCAAACTAAACTTGTTAGAAAAGATGCTGATCAACTTGCAGAAATTATTGTAAAATCTGTACTTGCTGTTGTAGAAAAGAATGGTGAAAACTATGATGTTGACATTGATGATATTAAAGTAGAAAAGAAAGCAGGCGGATCTGTTAAAGATTCCATGATTATTCAAGGTATTGTACTTGATAAGGAAATAGTTCATGGCGGAATGCCAAGAAAAATAACTGATGCTAAAATTGCTTTAATCAACACTGCATTAGAAATCAATAAAACTGAAACTGATGCTAAAATTAACATTTCAAATCCTCAACAACTGAAATCATTTCTAGATGAAGAAAATAGAATGCTAAAAACTATGGTTGACAAAGTAATTGGTTCTGGAGCAAATGTGGTGTTATGTCAAAAAGGACTTGATGATATGGCACAACATTATCTTGCAAAAGCAGGAATTATTGCAGTTAGAAGAATCAAAGAGAGTGATCTTACAAAACTTGCAAAAGCAACAGGTGCACGAATAGTGACAAATCTTGATGATCTCTTTGAAAAAGATCTGGGTAGTGCAGAAATTGTTGAAGAACGAAAAATTGAAGAAGATAAATGGGTATTCATTGAAGGATGCAAACATCCAAAGTCTGTTACATTACTTCTACGTGGTGGTTCACAAAGAGTGGTAGATGAAGTTGAACGTTCAGTCCATGATGCTCTTATGGTAGTAAAAGATGTTATTCTGAAACCAGAAATCGTTGCAGGTGGTGGTGCACCTGAAACATTTGCTGCAACAAAACTTAGAAGTTGGGCAAAATCATTAGAAGGAAGAGAGCAATTAGCTGCAGAAAAATTTGCTGATGCTTTAGAATCAATTCCATTAGCACTTGCTGAAAATGCTGGAATGGATCCAATTGATACACTTACACTCCTTCGTTCAAAACAACAAAAGGGTGAAAAATGGACTGGAATTGATGTAATGAAAGGTAAGGTTGGAAATATG
This window harbors:
- the glyA gene encoding serine hydroxymethyltransferase, whose translation is MAKSQNREAYDKIFTKLKEHHKWFENSIPLIASENIPSPAVREAIISDFGNRYAEGWPGERVYAGCVYIDEVEFECMKLAKKLFKAKFADVRPISGVVANLAIYSAFTNPGDIMLAPSIPAGGHISHGKKEHFGTAGLVHGLEIEFYPFDAEEMTIDVDKTKQKIMELKKDSRLPKMAMFGGSLFLFPHPVKELSDFLKSYDIHINYDAAHVAGLIAGGKFQDPLREGADTMTMSTHKTLFGPQGGLVLGSEKHEEVIKKATFPGLTSSHHIHHMAGKAVTFAEALEFGKDYASAVIKNAKSLADALSDMGFKVLGENKGFTKSHQIAVNVLDYSDGGKVESDLEKANIIVNRQLIPGDIKAGRNYFHPGGIRLGVSEITRLGMKKNEMEEIASLIKNIVIEKKDPKKILSKVKSFRKNFQKVKFCFDNKLGAYEYVKLR
- the thsB gene encoding thermosome subunit beta, with the translated sequence MGMQATSKGTMPVVLLKEGGSETKGREAQKNNIAASKIIAEIVHTSLGPRGMDKMLVDSLGDVTITNDGATILKEIDVQHPAAKMLVEISKTTDNEVGDGTTSAVVLAGSLLEHAESLIDQDVHPTIIVDGYRKAARKAKEYLESIADKISANDKNILTKIAKTSMQTKLVRKDADQLAEIIVKSVLAVVEKNGENYDVDIDDIKVEKKAGGSVKDSMIIQGIVLDKEIVHGGMPRKITDAKIALINTALEINKTETDAKINISNPQQLKSFLDEENRMLKTMVDKVIGSGANVVLCQKGLDDMAQHYLAKAGIIAVRRIKESDLTKLAKATGARIVTNLDDLFEKDLGSAEIVEERKIEEDKWVFIEGCKHPKSVTLLLRGGSQRVVDEVERSVHDALMVVKDVILKPEIVAGGGAPETFAATKLRSWAKSLEGREQLAAEKFADALESIPLALAENAGMDPIDTLTLLRSKQQKGEKWTGIDVMKGKVGNMKTSDIIEPLAVKLQIVSAASEAACMILRIDDVIATQKSGGGPPGGEGGMPPGMGGMPPGMGGMPPGMGGMPDMGGMM